Proteins from a genomic interval of Diaminobutyricimonas aerilata:
- a CDS encoding class I SAM-dependent methyltransferase gives MPHPSDPSRHHRPAHHMVGAEAAHARDHAEVLDLDADVVGHLEELTAWVGAHLRDEPTAVLDIGAGSGSGTLALAERFPRAEIVALDESAQMIDHLERAASASGLADRIRTVRADADEDWPAIGTFDLAWASSSLHHMRNPDRVLRSARAALAVDGVLAVVEMDGLPRFLPPESGSGRPGLEERCRAAMAGAGWNAHPDWSGHLRSAGFDLVEQRTFSYLRAPAPPLAWRYAERVFTNVRAHLADRLAPHDLEAIDELLDDRAPGSLAQRRDLVVRSARTIWLARRG, from the coding sequence ATGCCCCATCCGAGCGACCCGAGCAGACATCATCGACCCGCCCACCACATGGTCGGCGCCGAGGCGGCTCACGCCCGAGACCATGCGGAGGTGCTCGATCTCGACGCCGATGTGGTCGGTCACCTCGAGGAGCTCACCGCGTGGGTCGGGGCACATCTGCGTGACGAGCCGACGGCGGTGCTCGACATCGGCGCGGGCAGCGGGTCGGGCACCCTCGCGCTCGCCGAGCGCTTTCCGCGTGCCGAGATCGTCGCCCTCGACGAGTCCGCGCAGATGATCGACCACCTCGAGCGGGCCGCGTCCGCCTCCGGGCTCGCCGACCGCATCCGCACCGTGCGGGCCGACGCCGACGAGGACTGGCCCGCGATCGGCACGTTCGATCTGGCCTGGGCCTCGTCATCCCTCCATCACATGCGGAACCCCGACCGGGTGCTGCGTTCGGCCCGCGCGGCCCTGGCAGTCGACGGCGTGCTCGCGGTCGTCGAGATGGACGGATTGCCGCGATTCCTGCCTCCGGAGAGCGGCAGCGGCCGGCCAGGTCTCGAGGAACGCTGTCGGGCCGCGATGGCGGGGGCCGGCTGGAACGCCCACCCCGACTGGAGCGGGCACCTGCGGAGCGCGGGATTCGATCTGGTCGAGCAGCGCACCTTCTCCTACCTGCGGGCCCCGGCGCCGCCGCTCGCGTGGCGCTACGCCGAACGCGTGTTCACGAACGTGCGCGCCCACCTCGCCGACCGGCTGGCGCCGCACGACCTCGAGGCGATCGACGAACTGCTCGACGACCGGGCACCCGGGTCGCTCGCGCAGCGTCGCGACCTCGTCGTGCGCAGTGCACGCACGATCTGGCTGGCGCGGCGCGGCTGA
- a CDS encoding lycopene cyclase domain-containing protein — translation MTYWALNAVFLAVVGVVAIAATRSRRGLRWRAVGLAAFVLLALTAVFDNLMIGVGLVAYDPRHLSGAFVGIAPIEDFAYAVAAVVLLPSLWVLLGRRAGDAGERGA, via the coding sequence GTGACGTACTGGGCGCTCAACGCGGTGTTCCTCGCCGTCGTCGGGGTGGTCGCGATCGCCGCGACGCGGTCGCGGCGCGGCCTCCGCTGGCGGGCGGTCGGGCTCGCGGCCTTCGTGCTGCTCGCCCTCACCGCCGTGTTCGACAACCTCATGATCGGGGTGGGCCTCGTGGCCTACGACCCGCGCCACCTGAGCGGCGCCTTCGTGGGGATCGCGCCGATCGAGGACTTCGCCTACGCGGTCGCCGCGGTCGTGCTGCTCCCGAGCCTGTGGGTGCTGCTCGGCCGACGTGCCGGTGATGCGGGGGAGCGCGGCGCATGA
- a CDS encoding helix-turn-helix domain-containing protein, with amino-acid sequence MEQELRMDRLVGQRIRAMRVARGWTLDALSSRCHISPSNLSRIETGDRRIALDQLVPIAKALGTTLDALIHSDDDEDVIIRPHATAAGAVTIWLLSNGRTGNGVTVAKMRITPERPTGPEDMVVHPGRDWFTVLSGTARLRLGDRVLLVHEGDAAEFSTMTPHVIGAHDGPVEILTIIDHEGERSHLPGARDATLVS; translated from the coding sequence ATGGAGCAAGAACTGCGGATGGACCGGCTCGTCGGTCAGCGGATCCGGGCCATGCGGGTGGCGAGGGGATGGACGCTCGACGCGCTCTCGAGCCGGTGCCACATCAGCCCCTCCAACCTCAGTCGTATCGAGACCGGGGATCGCCGCATCGCCCTCGATCAACTCGTTCCGATCGCGAAGGCGCTGGGAACGACCCTGGACGCTCTCATCCATTCGGACGACGACGAAGACGTCATCATCCGCCCGCACGCGACGGCAGCGGGCGCGGTGACCATCTGGTTGCTCTCGAACGGACGGACCGGGAACGGGGTGACGGTGGCGAAGATGCGGATCACCCCCGAACGCCCGACCGGCCCGGAGGACATGGTCGTCCACCCCGGAAGGGACTGGTTCACGGTGCTCTCCGGCACCGCGAGGCTGCGCCTGGGCGACCGCGTACTGCTCGTGCACGAGGGGGATGCTGCCGAGTTCTCCACCATGACGCCGCACGTCATCGGTGCGCACGACGGCCCGGTCGAGATCCTGACGATCATCGACCACGAGGGCGAGCGCAGCCACCTGCCGGGGGCTCGCGACGCGACGCTCGTGTCCTGA
- a CDS encoding transcriptional regulator produces MADQRPIGYWLKLVDGLIEGRFADLLEEHGVTRRQWQLLNLLRRGPADVHRLDAAIAPFLAAGAGESSAEHLTELIESGWVAATPAGYELTDRGSVAVTRLGEVVDGMRDSIGRDVADEDYARTVTTLERMARNLGWTGADD; encoded by the coding sequence ATGGCTGATCAGCGTCCGATCGGATACTGGCTGAAGCTCGTCGACGGCCTCATCGAGGGGCGGTTCGCCGACCTGCTCGAGGAGCACGGGGTGACCCGTCGGCAGTGGCAGCTGCTCAACCTGCTGCGCCGCGGCCCGGCCGACGTGCACCGCCTCGATGCGGCCATCGCGCCCTTCCTCGCGGCGGGAGCCGGCGAGTCGTCGGCGGAGCACCTCACCGAACTCATCGAGAGCGGGTGGGTCGCGGCGACCCCGGCCGGATACGAGCTCACCGACCGCGGGTCGGTCGCCGTCACGCGCCTCGGCGAGGTCGTCGACGGGATGCGCGACTCGATCGGTCGCGACGTCGCCGACGAGGACTACGCGCGCACGGTCACGACGCTCGAACGGATGGCCCGCAATCTCGGCTGGACCGGCGCCGACGACTGA
- a CDS encoding isocitrate lyase/PEP mutase family protein: MTTTSQAERAELLRSLHVPGDPLILVNVWDAVSASVVARAPGVRAIATASHAVSAAHGVPDGEGLTLEQALGAAERVVAATDLPVTVDFERGYARDTAELHDNVGRLIATGAVGLNLEDSTGDGLYSIDEQTARIAAVRDAATASGVPLVINARLDALSLAPEGWDDAALRAQAYLAAGADSVFVLGLTDEQRVRRAVELVAGPVAVIASPGAPPIRRLAELGVARVSLGPYALAIALAGLADAAETLTSGGSYPAGMSFAY; encoded by the coding sequence ATGACCACGACTTCGCAGGCTGAGCGCGCCGAGCTGCTCCGCAGCCTCCACGTGCCCGGTGACCCGCTCATCCTCGTCAACGTCTGGGACGCCGTCTCGGCGTCCGTCGTCGCGAGGGCCCCGGGCGTGCGGGCGATCGCGACGGCGAGCCATGCGGTGTCGGCCGCGCACGGGGTGCCCGACGGCGAGGGCCTCACGCTCGAGCAGGCGCTCGGCGCGGCCGAGCGCGTCGTCGCGGCGACGGACCTGCCCGTCACCGTCGACTTCGAACGGGGTTACGCCCGCGACACCGCCGAGCTGCACGACAACGTCGGCCGGCTCATCGCGACCGGCGCAGTGGGGCTCAACCTCGAGGACTCGACCGGCGACGGCCTCTACTCGATCGACGAGCAGACGGCACGCATCGCGGCCGTGCGCGACGCGGCGACCGCCTCCGGCGTGCCGCTCGTCATCAACGCCCGTCTCGACGCGCTCTCGCTCGCCCCCGAAGGATGGGACGACGCCGCGCTGCGCGCGCAGGCCTACCTCGCCGCGGGCGCCGACTCGGTGTTCGTGCTGGGCCTCACCGACGAGCAGCGGGTGCGCCGCGCCGTCGAACTCGTCGCGGGGCCGGTCGCGGTGATCGCGTCCCCCGGTGCGCCGCCCATCCGCCGTCTCGCCGAGCTCGGCGTCGCGCGTGTGAGTCTCGGCCCTTACGCGCTCGCGATCGCGCTCGCCGGGCTGGCGGATGCGGCGGAGACGCTCACGAGCGGGGGGTCGTACCCTGCCGGGATGTCGTTCGCCTACTGA
- a CDS encoding prenyltransferase: protein MIRTLFVSSRPLSWVNTAFPFAAVYLLATGRIDAAFLIGTLFFLIPYNLAMYGINDVFDYESDLRNPRKGGVEGALLAPSMHRPTIVAAIVTTVPFVIALVALGHPLSWLVLAASLFAVVAYSAAGLRFKERPVLDSITSSTHFVSPAVYGLVLGGAEFTGALWAVLAAFFAWGMASHAFGAVQDVVADREAGIASIATVFGARTTVRLAIALYSAAGVLMLFSEWPGPLGGLLALPYIVAIAPWWGVPDADAESANRGWKRFLALNFVTGFLTTMLLIWFSILD from the coding sequence ATGATCCGCACGTTGTTCGTCTCGTCGCGACCGCTCAGCTGGGTGAACACGGCGTTCCCGTTCGCCGCTGTCTACCTTCTGGCGACCGGCCGGATCGACGCGGCGTTCCTCATCGGCACGCTGTTCTTCCTCATCCCGTACAACCTCGCGATGTACGGCATCAACGACGTGTTCGACTACGAGTCCGACCTGCGCAACCCGCGCAAGGGCGGTGTCGAGGGGGCCCTGCTCGCCCCGTCGATGCATCGCCCGACGATCGTCGCCGCGATCGTGACGACGGTCCCGTTCGTGATCGCGCTCGTCGCGCTCGGCCACCCGCTCAGCTGGCTCGTGCTCGCGGCGAGCCTGTTCGCCGTGGTCGCGTACAGCGCCGCCGGACTGCGGTTCAAGGAGCGCCCGGTGCTCGACTCGATCACCTCGAGCACGCACTTCGTCTCACCTGCGGTCTACGGCCTCGTCCTCGGCGGCGCCGAGTTCACGGGGGCGCTGTGGGCGGTGCTCGCCGCGTTCTTCGCGTGGGGGATGGCGTCGCACGCCTTCGGTGCGGTGCAGGATGTGGTGGCCGACCGCGAGGCGGGCATCGCGTCGATCGCGACCGTGTTCGGAGCGCGAACGACGGTCCGTCTCGCGATCGCGCTCTACTCCGCGGCGGGCGTCTTGATGCTGTTCTCGGAGTGGCCGGGCCCGCTCGGCGGGCTGCTCGCGCTGCCGTACATCGTCGCGATCGCGCCCTGGTGGGGGGTGCCCGACGCCGACGCGGAGTCGGCGAACCGCGGCTGGAAGCGATTCCTCGCGCTCAACTTCGTCACCGGCTTCCTCACCACGATGCTGCTCATCTGGTTCTCGATCCTGGATTGA
- a CDS encoding helix-turn-helix transcriptional regulator, protein MSEFATVLRSWRDRVSPEDVGLPAGPGRRAAGLRREEVAALAGVSVDYIVRLEQGRAENPSPQLLGALARALRLTEQERDHLYRAAGVAPPSSGMVPRHITPGVQRILDRLGDVPMLVFTATWDVLQLNALAAALSDEWTRYRGIERNVAWRHFTIGHDQVTFDEAHHEEFSSDLVGDLRTAVGRYPADPHLAELVSRLRDVSPDFARRWSSAHLAQHRTSRKTFATTVGPITMDCDVLAVPDNDLRIVVYTVAPGSVDEERLALLRVTGTQQLAAPVVAQ, encoded by the coding sequence GTGAGTGAGTTCGCGACAGTGCTGCGGTCGTGGCGCGACCGCGTCTCGCCGGAGGACGTCGGGTTGCCGGCGGGCCCGGGCCGTCGCGCGGCGGGACTGCGGCGCGAAGAGGTCGCGGCGCTCGCCGGAGTCAGCGTCGACTACATCGTGCGACTCGAGCAGGGCCGCGCCGAGAACCCGTCACCGCAGCTGCTCGGTGCTCTCGCCCGTGCGTTACGACTGACAGAGCAGGAGCGGGACCACTTGTACCGGGCAGCGGGCGTCGCGCCGCCGTCGAGCGGGATGGTGCCGCGGCACATCACCCCCGGCGTGCAGCGCATCCTCGACCGGCTGGGCGACGTGCCGATGCTGGTGTTCACGGCCACCTGGGACGTGCTGCAGCTCAACGCGCTCGCGGCCGCCCTGAGCGACGAGTGGACGCGTTACCGCGGCATCGAACGAAACGTCGCGTGGCGGCACTTCACGATCGGCCACGACCAGGTGACTTTCGACGAAGCGCACCACGAGGAGTTCTCGAGCGATCTCGTCGGCGACCTGCGCACCGCGGTCGGGCGCTACCCTGCCGATCCGCACCTCGCGGAACTCGTCTCGCGGCTGCGCGACGTGTCGCCCGACTTCGCACGTCGCTGGTCGTCGGCGCATCTCGCGCAGCATCGCACGAGTCGCAAGACCTTCGCGACGACGGTCGGTCCGATCACGATGGATTGCGACGTGCTCGCCGTGCCCGACAACGACCTGCGCATCGTCGTCTACACCGTCGCGCCGGGCAGCGTCGACGAGGAGAGGCTCGCGCTGCTCCGGGTCACGGGCACGCAGCAGCTCGCCGCCCCCGTCGTCGCTCAGTAG
- a CDS encoding SDR family NAD(P)-dependent oxidoreductase: protein MTTTLITGANRSLGLETTRRLIEAGHTVYAGMRDPDTGDAARDLGAHVVALDVTDQASVDAAIAALPELDVLVNNAGILGTVLTTDGLDADEMRTVLETNVVGLVRVTQAALPLLERSANPVIVNVASGVGSPRLLSTPGTDEHPVPAIPYAASKAAVIALTVQYAKNLPGMRVNASDPGYTATDFNGHSGHQTTTEGTDATVALATIGQDGPTGEFHNRHGRIEY, encoded by the coding sequence ATGACCACCACACTCATCACCGGAGCCAACCGCAGCCTCGGACTCGAGACCACCCGCCGCCTCATCGAGGCCGGCCACACCGTCTACGCCGGCATGCGCGACCCCGACACCGGCGACGCCGCCCGCGACCTCGGCGCGCACGTCGTCGCTCTCGACGTCACCGACCAGGCGAGCGTCGACGCCGCGATCGCCGCCCTTCCCGAGCTCGACGTGCTCGTGAACAACGCCGGCATCCTCGGCACCGTGCTCACGACGGACGGCCTCGACGCCGACGAGATGCGCACAGTGCTGGAGACGAACGTCGTGGGCCTCGTCCGCGTCACGCAGGCCGCGCTTCCGCTGCTCGAGCGCTCGGCGAACCCCGTGATCGTCAACGTCGCATCCGGGGTGGGCTCCCCGCGTCTGCTCTCGACCCCGGGCACCGACGAGCACCCGGTGCCCGCGATCCCCTACGCGGCGTCGAAGGCGGCGGTGATCGCGCTGACCGTGCAGTACGCGAAGAACCTGCCCGGCATGCGGGTGAACGCGAGTGACCCGGGCTACACGGCGACCGACTTCAACGGGCACAGCGGCCACCAGACGACGACCGAGGGCACGGATGCGACCGTCGCCCTGGCGACGATCGGCCAGGACGGCCCGACCGGCGAGTTCCACAACCGGCACGGGCGCATCGAGTACTGA